Proteins encoded in a region of the Nicotiana tomentosiformis chromosome 9, ASM39032v3, whole genome shotgun sequence genome:
- the LOC104115062 gene encoding ER lumen protein-retaining receptor: protein MNIFRLAGDMTHLASVLVLLLKIHTIKSCAGISLKTQELYALVFVTRYLDIFTDFISLYNTTMKLVFLGSSLSIVWYMRHHKIVRRSYDKDQDTFRHIFLVLPCLVLALVIHEKFTFKEVMWTFSIFLEAVAILPQLVLLQRTRNIDNLTGQYILLLGAYRSLYILNWVYRYFTEPHFVHWITWIAGLVQTALYADFFYYYFQSWKNNTKLELPA from the exons ATGAATATATTCAGGCTTGCTGGGGACATGACCCATTTGGCTAGTGTTCTTGTTTTGCTCCTCAAGATCCATACTATTAAATCTTGTGctg GTATTTCTCTGAAGACTCAAGAGCTATATGCTCTCGTCTTTGTTACTCGCTACTTGGACATATTTACAGACTTTATTTCACTATACAATACTACAATGAAGTTGGTTTTCTTGGGAAGCTCTTTATCAATTGTGTGGTACATGAGGCATCACAAAATTGTCCGCAGATCTTATGACAAAGACCAGGATACGTTTCGTCACATTTTCCTTGTGCTTCCTTGCCTGGTATTGGCTCTTGTTATACATGAGAAGTTTACCTTCAAAGAG GTAATGTGGACCTTTTCAATATTCTTGGAAGCTGTTGCCATCCTTCCTCAGCTGGTCTTGTTGCAAAGAACGAGAAATATAGACAACTTGACTGGACAATACATTTTACTCTTGGG TGCGTATCGGTCACTTTACATCTTGAACTGGGTATATCGCTACTTCACAGAACCACACTTTGTACATTGGATAA CTTGGATTGCAGGCCTCGTGCAGACAGCGCTTTACGCTGATTTCTTCTATTACTACTTCCAAAG CTGGAAGAATAACACCAAACTCGAACTTCCTGCCTGA